The DNA region TTCATCCTCCTTTCCTCTGCCACCCTCGTCCTCGCCTGCAGCAACCTCTACCGCCGGCGCCGGGCCAGGGCCGCACCTGCTCCGCGACATTGACTACGTTGCCGCCCTCCACCCGGATCGCCTTGCCGTTTATGAGCGCGTCGGCCACTGTCTTATGGGCGTTGGCAAGGATCCTGTCGAACGTCTGGCGCGATACGTTCATCTTTGCCGCGGCCTCCTCGTGAT from bacterium includes:
- a CDS encoding DUF134 domain-containing protein — protein: MPRPFKCRRVGWTPQHDYFKPRGIPLSELEEVILRLDEIEAMRLADIEGLYHEEAAAKMNVSRQTFDRILANAHKTVADALINGKAIRVEGGNVVNVAEQVRPWPGAGGRGCCRRGRGWQRKGG